One region of Salinirubrum litoreum genomic DNA includes:
- the coxB gene encoding cytochrome c oxidase subunit II — protein MKAKRLGLVALLSVVTLAVAADPVAAQASATSELINELNGQLMYVAVPITILVEVILFYTVWKFRKSESPKPTKENRRLEITWTVATAIILLFVGVASYGVLANENVTYEGGNPIDDTDDGVVVQADAFQWGWNMTYPEHGYMSAPSGENGPRVVVPVDQPVYFMVTSQDVLHAFHAPQLGLKQDAIPGQTNTIRTVPQETGTYQGYCAEYCGVAHSNMYFTVEVVSQEEYQQFLDEQTSDDSGNSTSSSLDASPDLVAAGSA, from the coding sequence ATGAAGGCAAAGCGTCTCGGACTCGTGGCCCTCCTCTCCGTGGTCACGCTCGCAGTCGCCGCCGATCCGGTTGCGGCGCAGGCGTCAGCCACCTCGGAGCTGATCAACGAGCTGAACGGGCAACTGATGTACGTCGCGGTGCCGATCACCATCCTCGTCGAGGTCATCCTCTTCTACACGGTCTGGAAGTTCCGGAAGTCGGAGAGCCCGAAGCCGACGAAGGAGAACCGCCGGCTGGAGATCACCTGGACGGTCGCCACCGCCATCATCCTGCTGTTCGTCGGCGTCGCCTCCTACGGCGTGCTGGCGAACGAGAACGTCACCTACGAGGGTGGCAACCCCATCGACGACACCGACGACGGGGTGGTCGTGCAGGCCGACGCGTTCCAGTGGGGCTGGAACATGACCTACCCGGAACACGGCTACATGAGCGCCCCGTCCGGTGAGAACGGGCCGCGGGTCGTCGTCCCGGTGGACCAACCCGTCTACTTCATGGTGACCTCACAGGACGTGTTGCACGCGTTCCACGCGCCGCAACTCGGCCTGAAGCAGGACGCCATCCCCGGCCAGACGAACACGATCCGGACCGTCCCGCAGGAGACCGGCACCTACCAGGGCTACTGTGCTGAGTACTGCGGCGTCGCCCACTCGAACATGTACTTCACCGTCGAGGTCGTCTCACAGGAGGAGTACCAGCAGTTCCTCGACGAGCAGACCAGCGACGACTCCGGCAACTCGACCAGTAGCAGCCTCGACGCGAGCCCCGACCTCGTCGCGGCCGGCTCGGCCTGA
- a CDS encoding ABC transporter permease, whose amino-acid sequence MSLRVDSPVEEPDAGTTTETGRDTESSAVDEHRLSAVGRFRDVGGEVWTLARREYRVTSRARWGVGLAGLFGLLSVSAVLLGASSVGPARYTTVVATLTELSAYLVPLAGLTLGVGSVAGADEQGSLDVLLALPVTRRRLLLGLYLGRATTLAAGVTLGFGLGGALLLALAGLSGWVLYARLLFAVLACGVAFLAVGVLLSALAGETTHALGGSLLAWLYFVLLHDLAALALIAGTELGGTTATLLALANPVDLLRIAVLSGLPATGGGLSAVLPTTGLSLPVVVGGFLAWVALPVVGAGAVLRRR is encoded by the coding sequence GTGAGCCTCCGCGTCGACTCCCCGGTCGAGGAACCCGACGCAGGGACCACGACCGAGACTGGACGCGACACCGAGTCGTCGGCGGTCGACGAGCATCGACTGTCTGCGGTCGGTCGGTTCCGAGACGTCGGCGGGGAGGTGTGGACGCTGGCCCGGCGAGAGTACCGGGTCACGAGTCGCGCGCGCTGGGGTGTCGGTCTCGCGGGCCTGTTCGGCCTGTTGTCGGTGTCGGCGGTCCTCCTCGGTGCCTCGTCGGTCGGGCCGGCCCGGTACACCACGGTCGTCGCCACGCTGACCGAGTTGTCGGCGTATCTCGTCCCACTCGCGGGGCTGACGCTCGGCGTCGGGAGTGTCGCGGGGGCAGACGAACAGGGGTCGCTGGACGTGTTGCTCGCGCTTCCGGTGACCCGGCGGCGACTGCTCCTCGGCCTGTACCTCGGCAGAGCCACCACGCTCGCGGCGGGCGTGACACTCGGCTTCGGTCTCGGCGGGGCGCTGTTGCTCGCGCTCGCCGGACTCTCCGGGTGGGTGTTGTACGCTCGCCTCCTGTTCGCCGTGCTCGCCTGCGGGGTGGCGTTCCTCGCGGTCGGCGTCCTGCTGTCGGCGCTGGCGGGCGAGACGACCCACGCCCTCGGCGGGAGTCTGCTCGCGTGGCTCTACTTCGTCCTCCTGCACGATCTGGCGGCGCTGGCACTGATCGCCGGCACGGAACTGGGTGGAACGACCGCGACCCTGCTCGCGCTGGCGAACCCGGTCGACCTGCTCCGGATCGCGGTGTTGTCTGGCCTGCCGGCGACCGGTGGGGGGCTGTCGGCAGTCCTGCCGACCACCGGCCTGTCGCTCCCGGTCGTCGTCGGCGGGTTCCTCGCGTGGGTCGCGCTCCCGGTGGTCGGTGCGGGTGCCGTCCTGCGTCGGCGGTGA
- a CDS encoding acyl-CoA dehydrogenase family protein yields the protein MDFSLTDEQQQLRDEVRRFAENEIIPVAGEYDEEEKYPYEIMDKAAEMGLLGAHFPLDYGGVGYSQMEMALVTEELFAADPGIGLCVTSAGFGAEAIMEYGTEDQKERFLPPITNGETVMGAAISEPDTGSDVSSVSTRAEKDGDEWVLNGNKMWITNGSVGDYFVVMCQTDPDAEDRYSGFSQIVVESDRDGFEADKITGKMGIRASDTAELILDDVRVPEENLIGTRGMGFLQLMQFFDETRTQVAAQGVGIAKGAAERALEYAQEREQFGRAISDFQAIQHKLADMHTQTEAARQLTYKSAWSVDNEPDSLTGLASMAKEFSSRVAVHVADEAVQTHGGAGFVNDHDVERFYRDAKITQIYEGTTEIQKNIIARELLGKGF from the coding sequence ATGGACTTCTCACTCACGGACGAACAGCAACAACTGCGAGACGAGGTGCGACGGTTCGCGGAGAACGAGATTATCCCGGTCGCCGGGGAGTACGACGAGGAGGAGAAGTACCCCTACGAGATCATGGACAAGGCCGCCGAGATGGGGCTTCTCGGGGCGCACTTCCCGCTGGACTACGGCGGCGTCGGCTACTCTCAGATGGAGATGGCGCTCGTCACCGAGGAACTGTTCGCGGCCGACCCCGGCATCGGTCTCTGTGTCACCTCCGCCGGTTTCGGCGCGGAGGCGATCATGGAGTACGGCACCGAAGACCAGAAGGAGCGGTTCCTCCCGCCGATCACGAACGGCGAGACGGTGATGGGCGCGGCCATCTCCGAACCCGACACCGGGTCGGACGTGTCGTCGGTCTCCACGCGCGCCGAGAAGGACGGCGACGAGTGGGTGCTGAACGGCAACAAGATGTGGATCACGAACGGCTCCGTGGGCGACTACTTCGTCGTCATGTGCCAGACCGACCCCGACGCCGAGGACCGCTACTCCGGCTTCTCACAGATCGTCGTGGAGTCGGACCGCGACGGCTTCGAGGCCGACAAGATCACCGGCAAGATGGGCATCCGCGCCTCGGACACCGCCGAACTGATCCTCGACGACGTGCGCGTCCCCGAGGAGAACCTGATCGGCACGCGCGGGATGGGCTTCCTCCAGTTGATGCAGTTCTTCGACGAGACCCGGACGCAGGTCGCCGCGCAGGGCGTCGGCATCGCCAAAGGGGCCGCAGAGCGCGCACTGGAGTACGCACAGGAGCGTGAGCAGTTCGGTCGCGCCATCTCGGACTTCCAGGCGATCCAGCACAAACTCGCCGACATGCACACCCAGACCGAGGCGGCCCGGCAGTTGACCTACAAGTCGGCGTGGTCGGTCGACAACGAACCCGACTCGCTGACCGGACTGGCGTCGATGGCCAAAGAGTTCTCCTCGCGCGTCGCGGTCCACGTCGCCGACGAGGCGGTCCAGACCCACGGCGGGGCCGGCTTCGTCAACGACCACGACGTCGAGCGGTTCTACCGCGACGCGAAGATCACCCAGATCTACGAGGGCACCACCGAGATCCAGAAGAACATCATCGCGCGGGAACTGCTCGGCAAGGGCTTCTGA
- a CDS encoding AN1-type zinc finger domain-containing protein, with translation MPECDQCDETDISQSCTYCEGTFCAEHRLPENHDCLELKNRQVSAEIGAGASEGAVLGEIETGDEQDEMDLSRPKPEVTTSPDTNLDGSLGESEEPAEIDRDQPDKPGLFQRLKVIAEVQSNRGSAVARTLLRVLGIVMVLIGAYNLLLFGFLARESGVLGFYYAVLPPFFGDIVFMAIGASITWFL, from the coding sequence ATGCCAGAGTGCGACCAGTGTGACGAGACGGACATCTCGCAATCCTGCACCTACTGTGAGGGCACCTTCTGCGCCGAGCATCGCTTACCGGAGAATCACGACTGTCTGGAGTTGAAGAACCGACAGGTGTCCGCCGAGATCGGTGCGGGCGCATCTGAGGGTGCGGTGTTGGGCGAGATCGAGACCGGCGACGAGCAGGATGAGATGGACCTCTCCCGCCCGAAACCGGAGGTGACGACGAGTCCCGACACGAACCTCGACGGGAGTCTCGGAGAGTCGGAGGAACCGGCAGAGATCGACCGCGATCAGCCCGACAAGCCCGGCCTATTCCAGCGCCTGAAGGTGATAGCTGAGGTGCAGTCGAATCGTGGCAGTGCGGTCGCTCGGACGCTACTTCGGGTACTCGGGATCGTGATGGTGCTGATCGGTGCGTACAATCTTCTGTTGTTCGGCTTTCTCGCTAGAGAATCGGGCGTCTTAGGGTTCTACTACGCTGTTCTTCCACCGTTCTTCGGTGACATCGTGTTCATGGCGATTGGCGCGTCGATCACGTGGTTCCTCTGA
- a CDS encoding ornithine cyclodeaminase family protein codes for MRVLSDADVASLLDLEALLPVVESAFLAQGRGDVERPERPHFPVGVGLDDTAPEEPLGTGLVMPAYVHGSEYYATKLASVHEGNAARDLPTVNATIAVFEARTGLPVAYLAGTRVTNARTGCIGGLAVHALARETPIRLAVIGGGAQARWQTRAIGAAVEVEDVRVYSPNSREACADDLREAGFDAEAVDSPAAAVRDATVVVTTTPSTDPVFDGDDLAPGTLVVAVGAYTPEMRELDARTIERAGLLVADVPEEALTVGDLADAGVTEVPPLSAVFEGEVGRSSGEEIIVVESVGSAVLDAATAGWLVDRAESRAVGTVVEL; via the coding sequence ATGCGCGTACTCTCCGATGCGGACGTGGCGAGCCTCTTGGACCTCGAAGCACTGCTCCCGGTCGTCGAGTCGGCGTTTCTCGCACAGGGCCGCGGCGACGTCGAGCGGCCCGAGCGGCCGCACTTCCCGGTCGGCGTCGGACTCGACGACACCGCCCCGGAGGAGCCACTCGGCACCGGTCTCGTCATGCCGGCGTACGTCCACGGCTCGGAGTACTACGCCACGAAACTCGCCTCGGTCCACGAGGGGAACGCGGCCCGCGACCTCCCGACCGTCAACGCGACTATCGCGGTCTTCGAAGCTCGGACCGGCCTGCCGGTCGCGTATCTCGCCGGGACACGCGTCACGAACGCCAGAACCGGCTGTATCGGCGGGCTGGCGGTCCACGCGCTGGCCCGCGAGACGCCGATCCGACTGGCGGTGATCGGCGGCGGGGCACAGGCACGCTGGCAGACGCGCGCCATCGGTGCCGCAGTCGAGGTCGAGGACGTGCGCGTCTACTCGCCGAACTCGCGGGAGGCGTGTGCCGACGACCTGCGCGAGGCGGGCTTCGACGCCGAGGCGGTCGACTCGCCGGCCGCGGCGGTGCGGGACGCCACGGTCGTCGTGACCACGACGCCCAGCACCGACCCGGTGTTCGACGGCGACGACCTCGCGCCGGGGACGCTCGTCGTCGCGGTCGGTGCCTACACCCCCGAGATGCGGGAACTCGACGCCCGGACGATCGAGCGCGCGGGACTGCTCGTCGCGGACGTCCCCGAGGAGGCGCTGACGGTCGGCGACCTCGCGGACGCGGGCGTCACCGAGGTCCCACCGCTGTCGGCGGTGTTCGAGGGGGAGGTCGGTCGCTCGTCGGGCGAGGAGATAATCGTCGTGGAGTCGGTCGGGTCGGCGGTGCTGGACGCGGCGACTGCGGGCTGGCTGGTCGATCGTGCCGAGTCGCGAGCGGTCGGGACCGTCGTCGAACTGTGA
- a CDS encoding ABC transporter ATP-binding protein: MPLEIDDVTVRYGDVTALNGVSLSVADGETLGLVGTNGAGKTTLFRLLVGHESPDAGSVQVAGHDPTAGPAVREAVGYLPEASGFRAALTGREVLRFHARLRGVPESARRERVARTLATVGLADAADRPVGDYSNGMARRLGLATALVADPDVLLLDEPTAGLDPNGVTAFDRLVGALAERTDTTVVVCSHVLSVVERLCDRVAVLEDGVVRERGSVADLRRSVGSDGAPAADDTSAGTTLDDVFRDAVHAEPPVSLGGESA, from the coding sequence ATGCCACTCGAGATTGACGACGTGACGGTACGGTACGGCGACGTGACCGCACTGAACGGCGTCTCGCTGTCGGTCGCGGACGGCGAGACGCTCGGACTGGTCGGGACGAACGGGGCCGGCAAGACGACGCTGTTCCGCCTGCTCGTCGGCCACGAGTCGCCCGACGCCGGGTCGGTACAGGTCGCGGGCCACGACCCGACTGCCGGCCCGGCAGTCCGCGAGGCGGTCGGCTACCTCCCGGAGGCGTCGGGCTTCCGGGCCGCACTGACCGGGCGGGAGGTGCTCCGGTTCCACGCTCGCCTGCGCGGGGTACCGGAGTCGGCCCGCCGGGAGCGTGTCGCTCGGACGCTGGCGACCGTGGGGCTGGCGGATGCGGCGGACCGCCCGGTCGGCGACTACTCGAACGGGATGGCCCGCCGACTCGGGCTGGCGACCGCGCTGGTCGCCGACCCCGACGTGCTCCTCCTGGACGAACCGACCGCGGGGTTGGACCCGAACGGCGTGACCGCCTTCGACCGGCTCGTCGGGGCGCTGGCCGAGCGCACCGACACCACGGTCGTCGTCTGCTCGCACGTTCTCTCGGTCGTCGAGCGGCTCTGCGACCGGGTGGCCGTGCTGGAGGACGGCGTGGTCCGCGAGCGCGGGTCCGTCGCCGACCTCCGACGGTCGGTCGGGAGTGACGGCGCGCCGGCGGCAGACGACACGTCCGCGGGGACGACGCTCGACGACGTGTTCCGCGATGCGGTCCACGCGGAGCCGCCGGTCTCGCTGGGAGGTGAGTCGGCGTGA
- a CDS encoding DUF7565 family protein: MAWKCGIDGCGREFEAVEETIVHQTEDHERHECKVCGTIVPDGFFAIRHAFDEHRRAEFMRAYDADSSDVREREDVKEAIESEADLQVVVDRLDENGAL, from the coding sequence ATGGCGTGGAAATGTGGGATCGACGGCTGTGGCCGGGAGTTCGAGGCGGTCGAGGAGACAATCGTCCACCAGACGGAAGACCACGAGCGCCACGAGTGCAAGGTCTGTGGAACTATCGTCCCGGACGGCTTCTTCGCCATCCGGCACGCGTTCGACGAACACCGGCGCGCCGAGTTCATGCGCGCCTACGACGCGGACTCCTCGGACGTGCGCGAACGTGAGGACGTGAAGGAGGCCATCGAGTCCGAGGCGGACCTGCAGGTCGTCGTGGATCGACTGGACGAGAACGGCGCGCTCTGA
- a CDS encoding PHP-associated domain-containing protein — protein sequence MTAVTTRVDAHVKVLDETVVARAKARNIDVLVYAPHFTRLPEIRSRADEFSDDDLLVVPAREVFAGPWHQRRHVLAVGLSDPVPDFISLDAALREFERQDAAVLVPHPELLNVSLTAGDIAAHADRIHAVESYNAKCLPPQNSRSRSIVEGSEKPAFGSSYAHLRRSVGEAWTAFDARIDTETDLVTTFREGHPRNVGHRPGLGHRLQGALEFAHLGWENTWGKLDRILLSGMEATHPKQVAYGGRFDDDFVY from the coding sequence GTGACAGCGGTGACGACGCGGGTCGATGCCCACGTGAAGGTGTTAGACGAGACAGTCGTCGCGCGGGCGAAAGCCCGGAACATCGACGTGCTGGTGTACGCTCCACACTTCACGCGCCTCCCCGAGATACGCTCCCGCGCCGACGAGTTCTCGGACGACGACCTCCTCGTCGTCCCGGCCCGCGAGGTGTTCGCCGGCCCGTGGCACCAGCGTCGGCACGTCCTCGCGGTCGGTCTCTCCGACCCGGTCCCGGACTTCATCTCGCTCGACGCCGCCCTCCGGGAGTTCGAGCGTCAGGACGCCGCCGTCCTCGTCCCGCACCCCGAACTGCTGAACGTCAGTCTCACCGCCGGCGACATCGCCGCCCACGCCGACCGCATCCACGCGGTCGAGTCGTACAACGCGAAGTGTCTCCCGCCGCAGAACAGTCGTTCCCGCAGTATCGTCGAGGGCTCCGAGAAGCCGGCGTTCGGCTCCTCGTACGCCCACCTCCGGCGGAGCGTCGGCGAGGCGTGGACCGCCTTCGACGCCCGCATCGACACCGAGACCGACCTCGTGACGACCTTCCGCGAGGGGCACCCTCGCAACGTCGGTCACCGACCCGGACTCGGCCACCGACTGCAGGGTGCACTGGAGTTCGCGCACCTCGGCTGGGAGAACACGTGGGGAAAACTCGACCGAATCCTCCTCTCGGGAATGGAGGCGACACATCCCAAGCAGGTCGCCTACGGCGGTCGGTTCGACGACGACTTCGTCTACTGA
- a CDS encoding heme o synthase has protein sequence MGVYLLLVVGATTTLTDAASACAAWPACGDGLTVPTTTAGLIAVGHRITALVVGLLVLLSAALAWRSETTRRVRAGLLVALLLFPVQVGLGAVVATGGADSLLAGVTVSTIHLGVGMAIFGGTLAALAWHLERETGDPDESPVDAPEPDLPPADSHDPTIPTEPIARAKATAYAYFRLTKPRLMWLLCLVASAAMALAGGSSGLSPQVVLATLGGGVLSIGASGTFNHVLERDIDRRMSRTSDRPLATDLVPVRNAIAFGVVLALGSLALFASINWLAALLGLTAIVFYSVVYTLLLKPNTVQNTVVGGAAGALPALIGWVAVTGEIGLGGLALATVIFLWTPAHFYNLALAYKDDYERGGFPMMPVVRGETVTRKHILWYLGATLVAAGVLATHADLGLLYVGAGIVFGAVFLWAVVRLHYEQTESAAFRAFHASNAYLGAVLLAVVVDTLAI, from the coding sequence ATGGGCGTCTACCTCCTCCTCGTCGTCGGCGCGACGACGACCCTGACCGACGCCGCCAGCGCCTGTGCCGCCTGGCCAGCCTGCGGTGACGGCCTGACGGTGCCGACGACGACCGCCGGCCTGATCGCCGTCGGCCACCGGATCACGGCGCTCGTCGTCGGTCTGCTCGTGCTGTTGTCGGCCGCTCTCGCGTGGCGCTCGGAGACGACTCGCCGCGTTCGGGCCGGCCTGCTCGTCGCACTGCTACTGTTTCCAGTGCAGGTCGGCCTCGGTGCCGTCGTCGCCACCGGCGGTGCCGACTCGCTGCTCGCCGGTGTGACGGTCTCGACCATCCACCTCGGAGTCGGGATGGCGATCTTCGGCGGGACGCTCGCGGCGCTGGCGTGGCACCTCGAACGCGAGACGGGCGACCCCGACGAGTCGCCGGTCGACGCACCCGAACCCGACCTGCCGCCCGCCGACAGCCACGACCCGACGATCCCGACCGAGCCGATCGCGCGGGCGAAGGCGACCGCCTACGCCTACTTCCGGCTGACGAAACCCCGGTTGATGTGGCTGCTCTGTCTCGTCGCGTCGGCGGCGATGGCACTCGCCGGCGGCAGTTCCGGGCTCAGCCCACAGGTCGTCCTGGCGACGCTCGGCGGGGGCGTGCTCTCCATCGGCGCGTCCGGCACGTTCAACCACGTCCTCGAACGCGACATCGACCGCCGGATGTCCCGGACGAGCGACCGCCCGCTGGCGACCGATCTGGTCCCCGTGCGGAACGCGATCGCGTTCGGCGTCGTCCTCGCGCTCGGATCGCTCGCGCTGTTCGCCTCGATCAACTGGCTCGCGGCCCTGCTCGGCCTGACGGCCATCGTCTTCTACAGCGTCGTCTACACGCTCCTGCTGAAGCCGAACACGGTCCAGAACACGGTCGTCGGGGGCGCGGCGGGCGCGCTCCCGGCGCTGATCGGCTGGGTCGCCGTGACCGGCGAGATCGGCCTCGGCGGCCTCGCGCTGGCGACGGTCATCTTCCTGTGGACGCCGGCGCACTTCTACAACTTGGCGTTGGCGTACAAGGACGACTACGAGCGCGGCGGTTTCCCGATGATGCCGGTCGTGCGCGGCGAGACGGTCACCCGGAAACACATCCTCTGGTACCTCGGCGCGACGCTGGTGGCCGCCGGGGTGCTGGCGACCCACGCCGACCTCGGCCTGCTGTACGTCGGGGCGGGTATCGTCTTCGGGGCGGTGTTCCTCTGGGCGGTCGTCCGCCTCCACTACGAACAGACGGAGTCGGCCGCGTTCCGGGCGTTCCACGCCTCGAACGCCTACCTCGGCGCGGTCCTGCTCGCGGTCGTCGTCGACACGCTCGCGATCTGA
- a CDS encoding DUF7546 family protein has product MSTSPADRLASALAALADRLRPSRRDLLLLGLVVNTELLAMFAYLLLTEVTLSEPRYALYGLVWLTLGLWVLVKVRPAPASTTTRRKALAVAVGYFALLAVAGGLVTGGGVGALGARIGWLPPGWGPALIYSGATVNVILMPARVVGYLALAYLVYATVIDAASAAVSGLLGLLSCVSCSWPILASLAAAIAGGGSALAAATTPLSYDLSTLVFVVTVGLLYWRPFGR; this is encoded by the coding sequence ATGTCCACCTCACCCGCCGACCGACTCGCCTCGGCACTCGCGGCCCTCGCGGACAGACTGCGCCCCTCGCGGCGCGACCTCCTGTTGCTGGGACTCGTCGTCAACACCGAACTGCTGGCGATGTTCGCGTACCTCCTGTTGACCGAGGTGACGCTCTCGGAGCCACGCTACGCGCTCTACGGCCTCGTCTGGCTGACGCTCGGGCTGTGGGTGCTGGTGAAGGTGCGGCCCGCACCCGCCAGCACTACGACTCGGCGAAAGGCACTGGCGGTCGCTGTTGGCTACTTCGCGTTGCTCGCGGTGGCGGGGGGACTGGTCACCGGCGGCGGGGTGGGCGCACTCGGTGCGCGGATCGGCTGGCTCCCGCCGGGGTGGGGACCCGCGCTGATCTACAGCGGCGCGACGGTGAACGTGATCCTGATGCCGGCCCGCGTCGTCGGCTACCTCGCGCTGGCGTATCTCGTCTACGCGACCGTCATCGACGCGGCGAGTGCGGCGGTGTCCGGCCTGTTGGGCCTGCTGTCGTGTGTCTCCTGTTCGTGGCCGATTCTCGCCTCGCTGGCGGCGGCAATCGCGGGCGGTGGGTCGGCGCTGGCGGCCGCGACGACACCGCTCTCGTACGATCTCTCGACACTGGTGTTCGTCGTCACTGTCGGGTTGTTGTACTGGCGACCGTTCGGTCGGTAG
- a CDS encoding NAD(P)/FAD-dependent oxidoreductase produces the protein MRVGIVGGGIVGLAAATYLARRGADVTVCERGSIGAGSTERSAGGIRAQFSTRVNVDLSLASMDVWESFEDEFGVDIAYRRAGYLFCAREEATADAFRETVEMQREAGVPAELLSPEEARDHCPELHADQFVAATYSPTDGFADPHLALQGYAEAAREAGVEIRTKTAVTDIVRESPGATAESDGDGGEGCVVGVETVSAGGEQERLDCEFVVNAAGPWAGQIAEMAGVDLPVTAQRRQIAVVDPETPIPDSVPLTIDLDTGSYFRPEREGRALVGGFFGDEADSVVDPDDYTKDIDLDWTAEAMERAADTAGYFGPDSRVARGWAGLYAVTPDHHPIVEERAGFVNAVGFSGHGFQHAPAVGQIVAELVHDGEASLVDIEPLRSDRFEDGDGLVERNVA, from the coding sequence ATGAGAGTTGGTATCGTGGGTGGCGGCATCGTCGGACTCGCCGCGGCGACGTATCTCGCCCGCCGAGGCGCAGACGTGACTGTCTGTGAACGGGGATCGATCGGTGCCGGGAGCACGGAGCGGTCTGCCGGCGGGATCAGAGCGCAGTTCTCGACGCGCGTGAACGTCGACCTCTCCCTCGCGTCGATGGACGTGTGGGAGTCGTTCGAAGACGAGTTCGGTGTGGACATCGCCTACCGACGTGCGGGCTACCTGTTCTGTGCCCGCGAGGAGGCGACCGCCGACGCCTTCCGGGAGACCGTGGAGATGCAACGCGAAGCGGGCGTGCCGGCCGAACTCCTCTCTCCAGAGGAGGCCCGCGACCACTGCCCCGAACTCCACGCCGACCAGTTCGTGGCCGCGACCTACTCCCCCACCGACGGCTTCGCCGATCCACATCTCGCCCTGCAGGGCTACGCCGAGGCCGCACGCGAGGCGGGTGTCGAGATCCGGACGAAGACGGCCGTGACCGACATCGTGCGCGAGTCGCCCGGCGCGACGGCCGAAAGCGACGGAGACGGGGGCGAGGGGTGCGTGGTCGGCGTCGAGACAGTGTCGGCGGGCGGGGAGCAGGAGCGTCTCGACTGCGAGTTCGTCGTCAACGCGGCGGGGCCGTGGGCCGGACAGATCGCCGAGATGGCCGGAGTCGACCTCCCCGTGACGGCCCAGCGCAGGCAGATCGCGGTCGTCGACCCCGAGACGCCGATCCCCGACTCGGTCCCGCTGACCATCGACCTCGACACGGGGTCGTACTTCCGCCCGGAACGCGAAGGTCGAGCACTGGTCGGCGGCTTCTTCGGCGACGAGGCAGACTCGGTGGTCGACCCGGACGACTACACGAAGGACATCGACCTCGACTGGACCGCCGAGGCGATGGAACGCGCGGCCGACACGGCGGGCTACTTCGGCCCGGACTCGCGTGTCGCACGTGGCTGGGCCGGCCTGTACGCGGTCACGCCGGACCACCACCCCATCGTGGAGGAGCGCGCGGGGTTCGTCAACGCGGTCGGTTTCTCCGGCCACGGGTTCCAGCACGCGCCCGCTGTCGGCCAGATCGTCGCGGAACTGGTCCACGACGGCGAGGCGTCGCTGGTGGACATCGAGCCACTACGGAGTGATCGGTTCGAGGACGGCGACGGACTCGTCGAGCGGAACGTCGCCTGA
- a CDS encoding DUF6653 family protein: MPADTPDTTDRDLVTTAFWEPHASPRSVWPLIAAYPILLLAIYRRSPTLLGGTVLGVVTNLLLVSPPETDEAWATRVVLGERVWLNRGLRSEPGTLGLLAVGGVLHLGTMRAALRQDRLRTLVGGAVSMVLMLVFFDRMVRLYEHDGQTELERETGE, from the coding sequence ATGCCCGCCGACACACCGGACACCACCGACCGGGACCTCGTCACCACCGCCTTCTGGGAGCCACACGCCAGTCCGCGAAGCGTCTGGCCGTTGATCGCCGCCTACCCGATCCTCCTGCTCGCCATCTACCGCCGAAGCCCGACACTCCTCGGCGGGACAGTCCTCGGCGTCGTGACCAATCTCCTCCTCGTCTCGCCACCGGAGACCGACGAGGCGTGGGCGACTCGGGTCGTCCTCGGGGAGCGCGTCTGGCTCAACCGGGGCCTGCGCTCGGAACCGGGGACGCTGGGCCTGCTGGCAGTCGGCGGGGTGCTCCACCTCGGTACGATGCGGGCCGCGCTCCGGCAGGACCGACTGCGGACGTTGGTCGGCGGTGCGGTGTCGATGGTGCTGATGCTCGTCTTCTTCGACCGGATGGTCCGACTGTACGAGCACGACGGGCAGACCGAACTGGAGCGGGAGACGGGTGAGTGA